From Dendropsophus ebraccatus isolate aDenEbr1 chromosome 2, aDenEbr1.pat, whole genome shotgun sequence, a single genomic window includes:
- the LOC138784065 gene encoding 5-beta-cholestane-3-alpha,7-alpha-diol 12-alpha-hydroxylase-like — protein sequence MSLLLPILLAVLASVIGGLYMLGMFRKRRPNEPPLDKGSIPWLGYALDFRRNTSGFLKKMQEKHGEIFTVQIGGYYFTFVTDPLSFGPIVKEARAKLDFEQFAMELVARVFGYHSGPNDHKLLEKASTKHLMGDGLVLMTQAMMENLQNLMLHKVGSGDGGRKWQQDGLFNYSYNIVFRAGYLALFGNEPAKSPGGPEKAKEIDREHSEELFTEFRKYDKLFPGLAYAVLPPKGKMEAERLKRLFWNMLSIKRTLQKENISGWIMEQFQYRAESGMAEHMQDRFMFLLLWASQGNTGPACFWLLLYLMKHPEAMTAVCQEVQKVLKESDQEVKPGGALVNLTRDMLLKTPVLDSAVEETLRLTAAPVLIRAVKEDMNLRMSSGKEYAIRKGDRVALFPYTAVQMDPEVHPEPETFKYDRFLNQDGTKKTEFYKKGKRLKFFTMPWGAGTTICPGRFFAVNELKQFVFLMLSYFEFELVNPEEEIPGIDPNRWGFGTMQPTHDVQFRYRLRY from the coding sequence ATGTCTCTGTTGCTCCCGATACTTTTGGCCGTGTTGGCCTCGGTCATTGGGGGTCTCTACATGCTGGGAATGTTCCGGAAGAGAAGACCTAACGAGCCGCCCCTAGACAAGGGAAGCATCCCGTGGTTGGGCTATGCCCTCGACTTCAGGAGAAACACCTCTGGCTTCCTGAAGAAGATGCAAGAGAAACATGGTGAGATCTTCACGGTGCAGATTGGCGGCTACTACTTCACCTTTGTCACTGACCCGCTGTCCTTTGGTCCCATTGTGAAGGAAGCGCGGGCCAAGCTGGACTTTGAGCAGTTCGCCATGGAGCTGGTGGCCAGAGTCTTTGGATACCACTCCGGGCCCAATGACCACAAGTTACTGGAGAAGGCCAGCACCAAGCACCTGATGGGGGACGGGCTGGTCCTGATGACCCAGGCCATGATGGAGAACCTCCAAAACCTGATGCTTCACAAGGTCGGCTCCGGAGACGGGGGCAGGAAGTGGCAGCAGGACGGACTCTTCAACTACAGCTACAACATTGTCTTCAGGGCCGGCTACCTCGCCTTGTTCGGGAACGAGCCGGCCAAGAGTCCAGGAGGCCCAGAGAAAGCCAAGGAGATTGATCGGGAACATTCCGAGGAACTCTTTACCGAGTTCCGAAAATATGACAAGCTCTTCCCTGGCCTGGCCTATGCCGTCCTCCCACCCAAGGGCAAGATGGAGGCCGAGAGGCTGAAGAGGCTGTTCTGGAACATGTTGTCCATCAAGAGAACCCTCCAGAAAGAGAACATCAGCGGCTGGATCATGGAGCAGTTCCAGTACCGGGCGGAGAGCGGCATGGCGGAGCACATGCAGGACCGCTTCATGTTCCTGCTCCTGTGGGCCTCCCAGGGGAACACCGGGCCGGCCTGCTTCTGGCTCCTCCTCTACCTGATGAAACATCCAGAAGCCATGACGGCCGTCTGCCAGGAGGTCCAGAAGGTTCTGAAGGAAAGTGACCAGGAGGTGAAGCCAGGAGGGGCCCTGGTCAACCTCACCCGGGACATGCTGCTGAAGACCCCCGTCCTGGACAGTGCCGTGGAAGAGACCCTAAGACTGACCGCCGCCCCGGTGCTGATCCGAGCCGTCAAGGAGGACATGAACCTCAGAATGTCGAGTGGGAAGGAGTACGCCATCCGTAAGGGAGACCGTGTGGCCCTCTTCCCGTACACGGccgttcagatggatccagaaGTTCATCCAGAACCCGAgacgttcaaatacgaccgattccTGAACCAAGACGGCACCAAGAAGACGGAGTTCTACAAGAAGGGGAAGCGGCTGAAGTTCTTCACCATGCCCTGGGGCGCCGGCACCACCATATGTCCCGGACGGTTTTTCGCCGTCAATGAACTCAAGCAGTTCGTCTTCCTCATGTTGAGCTACTTTGAGTTTGAGCTGGTGAATCCGGAAGAAGAGATTCCTGGGATCGACCCCAACCGCTGGGGATTCGGCACCATGCAGCCCACCCACGACGTCCAATTCAGATACCGGTTACGTTACTAG